The following are encoded together in the Blautia obeum ATCC 29174 genome:
- a CDS encoding peptidoglycan-binding domain-containing protein, whose amino-acid sequence MKQQNITVLRKILYAVESGGQVYGRQNYSAFAGVGANTPNEKAITIGAGQWYAGEARLLLQNIQKKYPKDFSKLDTAGIAADLKKSWDRYGVSSASAKGKCIIAIISSAVGIKCQDELMETQIKEYAVSLGKMYGAMPDAAMMECINIYHQGGASALKRILAKTAKPYTAKGIYAALNTDPADPKPNQVGDYTTRQKKVYEFITKYADGGTEQKGGTTVAVRMSNCGHDENGRYAGGKAGDQTGTEWYLRSWYAYPTGGWNYILRWKDESLGNLFADLAIEAALNDMIGYDQGTAGNSTDRYTFRQQMKAVGYRPSKIAKPCECDCSEETIVLIQAVGHLKGIKELQECNATYTGNMMDYFNSAKGKKYFTVLQGRYLKDSSLAKRGDINLNTGHHVNVTVDNGSNTGKGSTTNTTTTTTGGSGYMFSVGNVQNGSKGNDVKLLQRLLKSNGFKGKDGKNLTIDGECGTNTVYAIKTYQTKKGLSVDGCAGPATWKSILLR is encoded by the coding sequence ATGAAACAGCAAAACATTACTGTATTGAGAAAAATTCTATATGCTGTGGAAAGTGGCGGTCAGGTATATGGCCGCCAAAATTATTCTGCATTTGCAGGAGTAGGAGCAAATACTCCAAATGAAAAAGCAATCACGATTGGAGCCGGTCAGTGGTATGCAGGCGAAGCGAGACTGCTATTGCAGAATATCCAGAAGAAATATCCGAAGGATTTTTCCAAACTTGACACTGCCGGTATTGCTGCTGATCTGAAAAAGAGCTGGGACAGATATGGAGTATCTTCCGCATCAGCCAAAGGGAAATGCATCATTGCAATTATTTCCTCGGCGGTTGGTATTAAATGTCAGGATGAATTGATGGAAACGCAGATCAAAGAATATGCTGTCAGCCTTGGCAAGATGTACGGAGCCATGCCAGATGCAGCTATGATGGAGTGCATTAACATCTATCATCAAGGCGGTGCATCCGCATTAAAACGGATTCTGGCAAAAACAGCAAAACCATACACGGCAAAAGGAATTTATGCAGCATTGAATACGGATCCTGCCGACCCGAAGCCGAATCAGGTCGGGGATTACACTACACGCCAGAAAAAAGTGTATGAGTTTATTACAAAATATGCTGATGGAGGCACAGAACAGAAGGGAGGAACTACAGTGGCAGTAAGAATGTCAAATTGTGGGCATGACGAAAACGGGAGATATGCAGGAGGAAAAGCAGGGGACCAGACCGGAACAGAATGGTATCTGCGCTCCTGGTATGCATATCCAACTGGTGGATGGAATTATATTCTTCGATGGAAGGATGAAAGTCTTGGAAATCTGTTTGCTGATCTGGCCATCGAAGCAGCACTGAATGATATGATCGGTTACGACCAGGGAACAGCAGGAAATTCCACTGATCGTTATACGTTCCGACAGCAGATGAAAGCGGTAGGGTATCGCCCTTCCAAAATCGCAAAGCCTTGCGAATGCGATTGTAGCGAGGAAACAATTGTACTTATTCAGGCGGTAGGGCACCTGAAAGGCATCAAAGAGTTGCAGGAATGTAATGCTACATATACCGGTAACATGATGGATTATTTCAATTCTGCAAAGGGAAAGAAATATTTTACAGTTCTGCAGGGACGGTACCTGAAAGATTCAAGCCTTGCAAAGAGAGGAGATATCAACCTGAACACAGGACACCATGTAAACGTAACTGTTGATAATGGTTCCAATACAGGAAAAGGAAGCACGACAAATACCACCACAACAACGACAGGAGGCAGCGGATATATGTTTAGCGTAGGAAACGTTCAGAACGGAAGCAAAGGAAACGATGTTAAGCTATTACAGAGATTACTGAAAAGTAATGGATTCAAAGGGAAGGACGGAAAGAACCTGACCATTGATGGAGAATGCGGAACCAATACAGTATATGCGATCAAGACATACCAGACCAAGAAAGGCCTGAGTGTAGATGGATGCGCAGGGCCAGCAACTTGGAAAAGCATTCTGCTCAGATGA
- a CDS encoding RNA-directed DNA polymerase gives MKIKHVFDLIFSDDNLYEAIQDASKGRRYNKDVLRVQHDIWNVIEQIQQDVRSGKYTIDKYYIFYVYEPKKRMIMSITFYHRIVQWAIYRVINPLLVKGYIKDTYGCIPGRGSLAAMQRLRYWIKSVEHKPGTWYYLKLDISKYFYRISHEVLKEILARKIKDQQLLQVLYNIIDCQYTPFGLPPGKGPGEVPLEERLYDVGMPVGNLLSQVFANIYLDALDQFCKRTLCIHFYVRYMDDIIILSDSKEQLHMWKDEIQKFVETTLRLSLNQKTCIRPISQGIEFVGYRIWPHYVTIRKSTTLEMKRHLRRKVEEYNAGLIEMEVVTATLKSYLGMLDHCDCKEFRKELIDSVVLDRNKVVGEIAYEVENYSEAMVCGL, from the coding sequence ATGAAAATCAAGCATGTTTTTGACTTGATATTCTCTGACGACAATCTGTATGAGGCAATCCAAGATGCGTCAAAAGGCAGAAGATACAACAAAGATGTTCTTCGCGTCCAGCACGATATTTGGAATGTCATTGAACAGATACAACAGGATGTACGCTCTGGTAAATACACGATTGATAAGTATTATATCTTTTATGTTTATGAACCTAAAAAGAGAATGATCATGTCAATCACGTTTTATCACCGCATTGTGCAATGGGCGATATATCGTGTCATAAATCCCCTGTTGGTAAAAGGATATATCAAAGATACTTACGGCTGTATTCCAGGAAGAGGTTCGCTTGCTGCCATGCAAAGACTGCGATATTGGATAAAATCCGTAGAACATAAGCCTGGCACATGGTATTACCTTAAACTGGATATCAGCAAATATTTTTACCGGATATCTCACGAAGTATTGAAGGAGATTCTGGCAAGGAAAATCAAAGATCAACAGCTTTTGCAAGTCCTGTATAACATTATAGATTGCCAGTATACGCCATTTGGATTACCGCCTGGTAAAGGTCCTGGAGAGGTGCCTTTGGAGGAAAGGCTTTACGATGTAGGTATGCCGGTAGGAAATCTGCTATCGCAGGTATTTGCAAATATTTACTTGGATGCACTGGATCAGTTCTGTAAAAGGACACTGTGCATCCATTTTTATGTCAGATACATGGATGATATTATCATTCTGTCGGACAGCAAAGAGCAGCTTCACATGTGGAAAGATGAAATCCAGAAGTTTGTGGAAACAACGTTACGGTTATCTCTGAACCAAAAGACTTGCATACGCCCGATATCGCAGGGCATAGAGTTCGTAGGCTATCGGATATGGCCGCATTATGTAACTATCAGGAAAAGCACCACATTGGAGATGAAGCGCCATCTCAGAAGAAAAGTAGAGGAATACAACGCCGGACTGATCGAGATGGAAGTGGTAACTGCCACATTAAAATCTTATTTGGGCATGCTGGATCACTGCGATTGCAAAGAGTTCCGAAAAGAACTGATAGATTCAGTGGTTCTTGATAGAAACAAGGTTGTAGGAGAAATAGCCTATGAAGTTGAAAATTATAGCGAAGCTATGGTCTGCGGTTTATGA